Proteins from one Malania oleifera isolate guangnan ecotype guangnan chromosome 4, ASM2987363v1, whole genome shotgun sequence genomic window:
- the LOC131154236 gene encoding autophagy-related protein 18a-like, with the protein MATLSPPSSSWRLQNPNTNLNPELLCRPKMPLSSHSPQALNPPVEDDDSDPQPLSDLRDPSTVSNFIQNPSPNAPRFNTVPALLHLSFNQDSSFFSVGTTHGFRIYNSDPFREIFRRNFFDDSGGGVGGIGIVAMLFRCIIFALVGGGPAPQYPKNKVMIWDDHQSRCIGELSFRSEVKGVRLRRDRIVVILLQKLLVYNFADLKLLHQIETFGNPKGLCEVSQVSGSLVLACPGLHKGQVRVEHYGSKRTKFITAHDSRIACFALTQDGGLLATASSKGTLIRIFNTLDGSLLQEVRRGADRAEIYSLVFSSTAQWLAASSEKGTVHVFSLKVESGLLGNDRSRNTSEPSPSTSSAISSLPFIRGVLPKYFSSEWSVAQFRLHEGVHYIVAFGHQRNTVMILGKDGSFYRCQFDPVAGGDMTQLEYYNFLEQEGTF; encoded by the exons ATGGCCACACTCTCCCCGCCCTCTTCTTCCTGGCGTCTgcaaaaccctaacactaattTAAACCCTGAGCTTCTCTGTCGCCCCAAAATGCCCCTAAGCTCCCACTccccccaagccctaaaccctccgGTTGAAGATGACGACTCAGACCCACAACCCCTCTCCGACCTCCGGGACCCATCTACAGTCTCAAATTTCATCCAAAACCCATCCCCTAACGCCCCTCGGTTCAACACGGTTCCCGCCCTGCTTCACCTCTCCTTCAACCAAGACTCTTCTTTCTTCTCCGTGGGCACGACCCACGGGTTCCGGATCTACAACTCCGACCCGTTTCGGGAAATCTTCCGCCGGAACTTCTTCGACGACAGCGGCGGCGGCGTTGGAGGCATTGGCATCGTCGCGATGCTCTTCCGGtgcattatttttgctctcgTTGGTGGCGGCCCTGCCCCGCAGTACCCCAAGAACAAGGTCATGATCTGGGACGACCACCAGTCGCGGTGCATTGGTGAACTGTCGTTCCGCTCCGAGGTCAAGGGTGTGCGGCTCCGCCGCGACCGCATTGTTGTGATTCTCCTCCAGAAACTGTTAGTCTACAATTTTGCGGACCTGAAATTGCTTCATCAAATTGAGACCTTCGGGAACCCAAAGGGGTTGTGCGAGGTTTCTCAGGTTTCGGGGTCGCTTGTTTTGGCGTGCCCAGGACTGCACAAGGGTCAGGTGAGGGTGGAGCACTATGGGTCGAAGCGAACCAAGTTTATTACAGCACATGATTCCAGGATTGCTTGCTTTGCGCTTACACAAGATGGCGGATTGCTCGCCACAGCGAGTAGCAAAGGGACTTTGATTAGGATTTTCAATACGCTTGATGGGTCGTTGCTTCAAGAG GTAAGAAGAGGTGCAGATAGAGCAGAGATTTATAGTCTTGTGTTCTCCTCCACTGCTCAATGGTTAGCTGCATCTAGTGAAAAGGGAACTGTCCACGTCTTCAGCCTCAAGGTTGAATCTGGTTTACTAGGGAATGACAGATCACGCAACACATCTGAACCAAGTCCTTCGACATCATCTGCTATTTCATCTCTTCCCTTCATCAGAG GTGTTCTACCGAAGTACTTCAGCTCAGAGTGGTCAGTGGCTCAGTTTCGACTGCATGAAGGCGTCCACTACATTGTTGCCTTTGGTCACCAAAGGAACACTGTTATGATTCTTGGCAAGGATGGCAG